The Salegentibacter mishustinae genome includes a window with the following:
- the nusG gene encoding transcription termination/antitermination protein NusG: MAEGKEKKWYVVRAVSGQENKVKDYIEKEVNHLGMEDYLDQVLVPTEKVIQIRNGKKVNKERVYFPGYVMIQASLDGEMPHVIKNINGVIGFLGETKGGDPVPLRKSEVNRMLGKVDELSVKTDNVAIPFTIGETIKVIDGPFNGFNGTVEKINEEKRKLEVMVKIFGRKTPLELSYMQVEKV, encoded by the coding sequence ATGGCAGAGGGAAAGGAAAAAAAATGGTATGTAGTTCGTGCCGTTAGCGGTCAGGAAAATAAGGTTAAAGACTATATTGAGAAGGAAGTTAACCATCTTGGGATGGAAGACTATCTAGATCAGGTTTTAGTTCCTACCGAGAAAGTAATTCAAATTAGAAACGGTAAGAAAGTAAATAAAGAGCGTGTTTATTTTCCTGGTTATGTAATGATTCAGGCTAGTCTTGATGGAGAGATGCCACACGTGATAAAAAATATTAACGGCGTTATTGGCTTTTTAGGGGAAACAAAAGGAGGGGATCCTGTTCCGCTTAGAAAATCTGAAGTGAACAGAATGCTTGGAAAAGTAGATGAGCTTTCAGTAAAAACCGATAATGTTGCGATACCTTTTACTATTGGGGAAACCATAAAAGTTATAGACGGTCCGTTTAACGGCTTTAATGGTACAGTAGAAAAGATTAATGAAGAAAAGCGTAAGCTTGAAGTAATGGTGAAAATCTTCGGAAGAAAAACACCGTTGGAATTAAGCTATATGCAAGTAGAAAAAGTATAA
- the tuf gene encoding elongation factor Tu has protein sequence MAKETYDRSKPHLNIGTIGHVDHGKTTLTAAITKVMADAGYSEASAFDQIDNAPEEKERGITINSSHVEYQTANRHYAHVDCPGHADYVKNMVTGAAQMDGAILVVAATDGPMPQTREHILLGRQVGIPRIVVFLNKVDLVDDEELLELVEMEVRDLLSFYEYDGDNGPVISGSALGALEGDEKWSKTVLDLMEAVDDWIELPQRDVDKDFLMPIEDVFSITGRGTVATGRIETGVANTGDPVEIIGMGAEKLTSTITGVEMFRKILDRGEAGDNVGILLRGIEKSQISRGMVITKPGSVTPHAKFKAEVYILKKEEGGRHTPFHNNYRPQFYVRTTDVTGTISLPDGVEMVMPGDNLTITVELIQTIAMNVGLRFAIREGGRTVGAGQVTEILD, from the coding sequence ATGGCAAAGGAAACTTATGATCGTTCCAAACCGCACCTTAATATAGGTACAATTGGACACGTAGATCACGGAAAAACGACTTTAACAGCAGCGATTACTAAAGTAATGGCTGATGCTGGATATTCAGAAGCTAGTGCTTTTGATCAAATTGATAATGCTCCTGAAGAAAAAGAAAGAGGTATTACAATTAACTCTTCTCACGTAGAGTATCAAACTGCTAACCGTCACTACGCTCACGTTGACTGTCCTGGTCACGCCGATTATGTGAAGAACATGGTTACTGGTGCTGCTCAAATGGATGGTGCAATTCTTGTAGTTGCTGCAACTGATGGGCCTATGCCACAAACTCGTGAGCACATCCTTCTTGGACGTCAGGTTGGTATTCCAAGAATCGTTGTATTCTTGAACAAAGTTGACCTTGTTGATGATGAGGAGCTTTTAGAGCTTGTTGAAATGGAAGTTAGAGATCTTCTTTCTTTCTATGAGTATGATGGTGATAATGGTCCTGTTATTTCTGGATCTGCACTTGGAGCTTTAGAAGGAGATGAGAAATGGTCTAAGACTGTTCTTGATTTAATGGAGGCTGTAGATGATTGGATTGAACTTCCTCAGCGTGATGTTGATAAGGATTTCTTAATGCCTATCGAAGATGTATTCTCTATTACTGGACGTGGTACTGTTGCAACTGGTCGTATTGAGACCGGTGTAGCTAACACTGGAGATCCTGTAGAGATCATCGGTATGGGAGCTGAAAAACTTACTTCTACTATTACTGGTGTTGAGATGTTCCGTAAGATCCTTGATAGAGGTGAAGCTGGAGATAACGTAGGTATCTTATTAAGAGGTATTGAAAAGTCTCAGATCTCTAGAGGTATGGTAATTACCAAGCCTGGATCTGTAACTCCTCACGCTAAGTTTAAAGCAGAGGTTTATATCCTTAAAAAAGAAGAAGGTGGACGTCACACTCCATTCCACAACAACTACCGTCCTCAGTTCTACGTACGTACAACTGACGTAACAGGAACAATTAGTCTTCCTGATGGAGTTGAAATGGTAATGCCTGGTGATAACCTTACAATTACTGTTGAACTTATCCAGACAATTGCAATGAATGTTGGTCTACGTTTCGCTATCCGTGAAGGTGGTAGAACAGTAGGTGCTGGACAGGTTACTGAAATTTTAGACTAA
- the secE gene encoding preprotein translocase subunit SecE, giving the protein MAGISNYISESYNELTNHVTWTSWPEAQRLTILVAVFSIIFSLAIWGIDTVFSSAIEQYFEWIKS; this is encoded by the coding sequence ATGGCAGGAATTAGCAATTATATATCAGAATCTTACAACGAGTTAACAAACCACGTTACCTGGACAAGCTGGCCCGAAGCACAAAGGCTAACCATATTGGTGGCGGTATTCTCTATAATTTTTTCTCTGGCTATCTGGGGAATTGATACCGTTTTCAGCTCGGCTATTGAGCAATATTTCGAATGGATTAAATCTTAA